One genomic segment of Polyangia bacterium includes these proteins:
- a CDS encoding chloride channel protein, with product MHGRTRGLAILALAVGIGAGLGAVLFRYLIMWLTIVFTGHPDYSAADHAANPFVAALGVWFLPLAPVVGGLLYGPLIARFAPEARGHGVPEVMLAVAEGGARIRPRVAIVKSLASALCIGSGGSVGREGPIVQIGSALGSALGQLLRVPESRLRLLVACGAAGGISATFNAPIAGVVFALELILRDFEAEPFGVVVLSSVAANIIGRAAFGAKAFLALPAFEVASNWEYGLYAGLGLLAALAGIGFVRVLYAIEDLVERLWRGPEGLRPAVGGVLLGLILLALPQMYGVGYPVMEQAIASRYTFSLLMLLLAGKIVATSVTIGMGGSGGVFAPSMFIGAMLGSGYGDLLHRLAPTITGPAGAYGLIGMGALFAAAARAPLTAVIIIFELTGEYRIILPLLSAVAVATWIANLITRDTIYTLKLRRRGIDLSRQPAANPIEGMAVKDAMEPIPRPLHQSEALATAIKRLSDEHRDVLPVVDDDGRYRGLITAREVETAIRTSRSDVAIGDLAKGAPTVKPDDKLDGALHALVGDDLPGLAVLNQERAAIGWLTHRSILRAYRARLDGGAGGSADRVTPPAARSENYRSRA from the coding sequence GTGCATGGCCGCACCCGCGGCCTGGCCATCTTGGCGCTGGCGGTCGGGATCGGCGCCGGGCTGGGCGCGGTCCTGTTCCGTTATCTCATCATGTGGCTGACGATCGTCTTCACCGGCCACCCCGACTACAGCGCCGCCGACCATGCCGCCAACCCCTTCGTGGCGGCGCTGGGCGTCTGGTTCTTGCCGCTGGCGCCGGTGGTGGGCGGGCTTCTGTACGGCCCCTTGATCGCCCGGTTCGCCCCCGAGGCGCGCGGCCACGGCGTTCCCGAGGTGATGTTGGCGGTGGCGGAGGGCGGCGCGCGCATCCGCCCGCGGGTGGCGATCGTCAAGTCGCTGGCCTCGGCTCTCTGTATCGGCTCGGGCGGCTCCGTCGGGCGCGAGGGTCCGATCGTCCAGATCGGCTCGGCGCTGGGATCGGCGCTGGGGCAACTGCTGCGCGTGCCGGAGTCGCGTCTGCGCCTGCTGGTGGCCTGCGGCGCGGCGGGCGGGATCTCCGCCACCTTCAACGCGCCCATCGCCGGCGTGGTCTTCGCGCTGGAGCTGATCCTGCGCGATTTCGAGGCCGAGCCCTTCGGCGTGGTGGTGCTGTCGTCGGTGGCGGCGAACATCATTGGCCGGGCGGCGTTCGGCGCAAAGGCGTTTTTGGCCCTGCCCGCCTTCGAAGTGGCGTCCAACTGGGAGTACGGGCTTTATGCCGGCCTCGGCTTGCTGGCGGCGCTGGCCGGCATCGGGTTCGTCCGCGTCCTTTACGCCATCGAGGATCTCGTCGAACGCCTCTGGCGTGGGCCGGAGGGATTGCGACCCGCGGTGGGCGGCGTGTTGCTGGGGCTGATCTTGCTGGCGCTGCCGCAGATGTACGGCGTCGGATATCCGGTGATGGAGCAGGCGATCGCCAGCCGATACACCTTCTCGCTATTGATGCTCCTGCTCGCCGGCAAGATCGTCGCCACCAGTGTGACCATCGGGATGGGAGGCTCGGGCGGAGTCTTTGCGCCGTCGATGTTCATCGGGGCGATGCTGGGCTCGGGCTACGGAGATCTCCTGCACCGGCTGGCGCCGACCATCACCGGACCCGCGGGCGCGTATGGACTGATCGGGATGGGCGCGCTGTTCGCGGCGGCGGCGCGCGCCCCGCTGACCGCGGTGATCATCATCTTCGAATTGACGGGCGAGTACCGGATCATCCTGCCGCTGCTCTCCGCCGTGGCGGTGGCGACCTGGATCGCCAACCTGATTACCCGCGACACGATCTACACGTTGAAGCTGCGCCGGCGCGGAATCGATCTGTCCCGCCAGCCCGCCGCCAATCCCATCGAGGGCATGGCCGTCAAGGACGCCATGGAACCGATTCCCCGCCCGCTGCACCAAAGCGAAGCGCTGGCCACGGCGATCAAGCGGCTGTCCGACGAGCACCGCGACGTGCTGCCCGTCGTCGACGACGACGGACGGTACCGCGGGCTCATCACTGCGCGCGAGGTGGAGACCGCGATACGCACCAGCCGATCAGACGTGGCGATCGGCGATCTGGCCAAGGGAGCGCCGACGGTGAAGCCCGACGACAAACTGGACGGGGCGTTGCACGCCCTGGTGGGCGATGACTTGCCCGGGCTGGCAGTTCTGAATCAGGAGCGGGCGGCGATCGGCTGGCTCACGCACCGGAGCATCCTGCGGGCCTATCGCGCGCGCCTCGATGGAGGCGCCGGCGGGTCCGCCGACCGGGTGACGCCGCCCGCAGCTCGTTCGGAAAACTACCGATCGCGCGCGTAG
- a CDS encoding STAS domain-containing protein, whose product MRFSIVTSSESTNIAIAGELDANTAGKFCQALDESAAQQRPLVEINLKQLRLIDGVGVRLLFQFYKRMRRRDCDVVLREPQGQPLAILKLLRLDRLLLDDAQPMSGAAVTAPGTILETGDDSPRRARSDLFDKPRTT is encoded by the coding sequence ATGCGTTTTTCAATCGTGACGAGTTCCGAGAGCACGAACATCGCGATCGCCGGCGAACTGGACGCCAACACGGCGGGCAAGTTTTGCCAAGCGCTCGACGAGAGCGCTGCCCAGCAGCGACCGCTGGTGGAAATCAATTTGAAGCAGCTACGCCTTATCGACGGTGTTGGCGTTCGCCTTCTATTCCAGTTCTACAAGCGGATGCGGCGACGGGACTGCGACGTCGTGCTCCGCGAGCCGCAAGGTCAACCGCTGGCGATCCTGAAACTCCTCCGCCTCGATCGGCTGCTGCTGGACGACGCACAACCGATGAGCGGTGCGGCTGTAACTGCGCCGGGGACGATCTTGGAGACCGGCGACGACTCACCCAGGAGGGCGCGATCGGACCTGTTCGACAAGCCTCGGACGACCTAA
- a CDS encoding TRAP transporter small permease, whose amino-acid sequence MIALLKKVDTLVGRILSALMIATTASLMLLVTFIVVIRLFSIGSAAWTDEVVEFFFGWLVFLGAAALWREKGHFAITMVADLVLKTDRQRKILALITEFLCLPFLILFVYESYVLIDGASDTSPVFSISKAYWYVVMPISGVIMAAYSIARVVQHIIDLSQGRYAAPRPSTEIDAGKQAI is encoded by the coding sequence ATGATCGCGCTGCTGAAGAAAGTGGACACCCTCGTCGGACGTATCTTGTCGGCGCTGATGATCGCCACCACTGCGTCGCTGATGCTCCTGGTGACCTTCATCGTGGTCATTCGCCTGTTCAGCATCGGCTCGGCGGCCTGGACCGACGAGGTGGTCGAGTTCTTTTTCGGGTGGTTGGTTTTCCTGGGCGCAGCGGCGCTGTGGCGAGAAAAAGGGCACTTCGCGATAACCATGGTGGCGGACCTGGTCCTCAAGACCGATCGCCAGCGCAAGATCCTGGCCTTGATCACCGAGTTTCTTTGTCTGCCTTTCCTCATCCTGTTCGTCTACGAGTCCTACGTGCTGATCGATGGCGCCAGTGACACGTCGCCAGTCTTTTCCATCTCGAAGGCGTACTGGTACGTGGTGATGCCAATCTCCGGCGTCATCATGGCGGCCTATTCGATCGCGCGGGTGGTTCAGCACATCATTGATCTGTCGCAAGGAAGATACGCCGCGCCGCGACCCAGCACCGAGATCGACGCCGGGAAACAGGCGATCTGA
- a CDS encoding TRAP transporter large permease — protein sequence MNAILVFALLIALMAIGMPIAVAMGLTAVIGFVTLADASTLNIMAQRIYASTTSFPLLAIPFFILAGNLMNTGGMTKRIFKVALALVGHIRGGLGHVCVVGAMIFAGMSGSALADAMGLGAIQVKAMNERGYGRAFAAAVSGAAATMGPVIPPSVPLVIFGSMTGVSIGSLFLGGALPGILMGISMMVVVAITARRRGYPSEKRATFKEIVRALADGIAAVVTPAIIMGGILGGFFTPTEASVVACLYALLLGKFVYREFKFSDLPKVLLETAAATAQVMWIVAAAGLFGWLLIFLHVPDALINALTSLSNNRWVVLVIINMILLAMGCFMEGIAVMLMTIPVFYPVVTRLGIDPVHFGVMMTLNLMIGLLTPPVGMVLYAMSSIAKVSIIELTKELIPFMVAIGVVLILTTFVPGVVTWLPHLVMGGPT from the coding sequence ATGAACGCCATTCTTGTCTTCGCTTTGCTGATCGCCTTGATGGCGATCGGAATGCCGATCGCCGTTGCCATGGGACTGACGGCCGTCATCGGCTTCGTGACCTTGGCCGATGCGTCCACGTTGAACATCATGGCGCAGCGAATCTACGCCAGCACAACGTCGTTCCCCTTGCTGGCAATTCCGTTCTTCATCTTGGCCGGAAATCTGATGAACACCGGCGGCATGACCAAGCGGATCTTCAAGGTCGCGCTGGCCCTGGTCGGTCACATCCGGGGGGGCCTCGGCCACGTCTGTGTGGTGGGGGCGATGATCTTCGCCGGCATGTCGGGTTCGGCCTTGGCCGACGCGATGGGGTTGGGCGCCATCCAGGTCAAGGCGATGAACGAACGCGGATACGGCAGGGCCTTCGCGGCGGCGGTATCCGGCGCGGCGGCGACCATGGGACCGGTCATTCCTCCCTCGGTTCCGCTGGTGATCTTCGGATCGATGACCGGCGTATCGATCGGCTCGCTGTTCCTGGGCGGCGCGTTGCCCGGCATTCTGATGGGAATTTCGATGATGGTGGTGGTGGCCATCACCGCGCGCCGCCGCGGCTACCCATCGGAGAAACGAGCCACGTTCAAGGAGATCGTGCGCGCGCTGGCCGATGGCATCGCTGCCGTGGTGACCCCGGCGATCATCATGGGCGGCATTCTGGGTGGGTTCTTCACCCCGACCGAAGCGTCGGTGGTCGCCTGCCTTTACGCCCTGCTTCTGGGCAAGTTCGTCTATCGCGAGTTCAAATTTTCCGATCTGCCGAAGGTCCTTCTCGAGACCGCCGCCGCCACCGCTCAGGTGATGTGGATCGTCGCCGCGGCCGGGCTGTTCGGTTGGCTGCTGATCTTCTTGCACGTGCCGGATGCCCTGATCAACGCCCTGACGTCTCTTTCAAACAACAGGTGGGTGGTTCTGGTGATCATCAACATGATCCTGCTGGCCATGGGTTGCTTCATGGAAGGCATCGCGGTGATGTTGATGACCATCCCGGTCTTTTATCCAGTGGTCACCCGGCTGGGAATTGATCCGGTGCACTTCGGCGTCATGATGACCCTCAATCTGATGATCGGATTGCTCACCCCGCCGGTGGGCATGGTGCTGTACGCGATGTCGTCGATCGCCAAGGTGTCGATCATCGAGCTGACCAAGGAACTGATCCCGTTCATGGTGGCGATCGGGGTGGTCCTGATTCTGACGACCTTTGTTCCTGGCGTCGTCACCTGGCTTCCGCATCTGGTGATGGGAGGCCCCACATGA